One region of Mus musculus strain 129S1/SvImJ chromosome 17 genomic scaffold, GRCm38.p6 alternate locus group 129S1/SvImJ 129S1/SVIMJ_MMCHR17_CTG3 genomic DNA includes:
- the Olfr97 gene encoding olfactory receptor 97 produces MMNCSQAPGFILLGLSSNSEKWQPLFSIFLVLYLLGLLGNLLLLLAIGTDVHLHTPMYFFLSQLSLVDLCFITTTAPKMLETLWTGDGSISFSGCLTQLYFFAVFADMDNLLLAVMAIDRYAAICHPLLYPLLMTPCRCRVLVSGSWGVAHCVSLTHILLLSQLYFHTNQEIPHFFCDFGPLLLLSCSDAHLNESLMMALAGVLGISALLCIVSSYGCIFYAVAKVPSAQGKRKALATCSSHLSVVLLFYSTVFATYLKPPSSSRSSGEVVAAVMYTLVTPTLNPFIYSLRNKDVKSSLRRILNMVKSQD; encoded by the coding sequence ATGATGAACTGCAGTCAGGCTCCTGGCTTCATCCTGTTGGGACTGTCCAGTAACTCAGAGAAATGGCAACCCCTCTTTAGCATCTTCCTTGTTCTCTACTTGCTGGGCCTTTTAGGGAACCTGCTACTTCTGTTAGCTATTGGCACTGATGTCCACCTCCACACCCCCATGTATTTCTTCCTCAGTCAGCTCTCACTCGTGGATCTTTGCTTCATCACCACCACAGCCCCTAAAATGCTGGAGACTCTGTGGACTGGAGATGGATCCATCTCGTTCTCTGGATGCCTGACTCAGTTGTACTTCTTTGCTGTTTTTGCTGACATGGATAACCTGCTTCTAGCAGTCATGGCTATTGACCGCTATGCTGCTATCTGCCACCCACTGCTGTACCCACTTCTAATGACTCCTTGTAGATGTAGAGTTCTGGTCAGTGGGTCATGGGGAGTAGCTCATTGTGTGTCTCTGACCCATATTTTGTTGCTCTCTCAGTTATATTTTCATACCAATCAAGAAATTCCTCATTTTTTCTGTGACTTTGGGCCTCTCTTATTGCTTTCCTGCTCTGATGCTCACCTCAATGAGAGTCTAATGATGGCTTTGGCTGGAGTTTTGGGAATCAGTGCACTGCTCTGCATTGTAAGTTCTTATGGTTGTATTTTTTATGCTGTGGCTAAGGTTCCATCAGCACAGGGAAAAAGGAAAGCCTTGGCTACATGCAGTTCCCACCTCTCTGTAGTCCTCCTATTCTATAGCACAGTCTTTGCTACCTACCTGAAACCCCCATCTAGTTCTCGTTCCTCTGGGGAGGTGGTAGCTGCTGTTATGTATACCTTGGTCACTCCCACTCTAAACCCCTTCATTTATAGTCTGAGAAACAAGGATGTTAAGAGTTCATTGAGAAGGATCTTGAACATGGTGAAATCTCAGGACTAA